A genome region from Deinococcus sp. KNUC1210 includes the following:
- a CDS encoding acylphosphatase produces MRLTALISGKVTGVGYRRYVQTQARALGLAGSAENLSDGRVEVVAEGQPAELERLLHWLRRGPAHARVVNVDVQWSEGTGIREFHLY; encoded by the coding sequence ATGCGCCTGACCGCCCTGATCAGTGGAAAAGTGACAGGCGTGGGCTACCGCCGCTACGTGCAGACGCAGGCCCGCGCTCTGGGGCTGGCTGGCAGCGCCGAAAACCTCAGCGACGGACGGGTGGAGGTGGTCGCCGAGGGGCAGCCAGCCGAACTCGAACGCCTGCTGCACTGGCTTCGGCGCGGCCCGGCCCATGCCCGCGTCGTGAATGTGGACGTGCAGTGGTCGGAAGGAACCGGAATCCGGGAGTTTCATCTGTACTGA
- a CDS encoding DUF1398 domain-containing protein gives MTNSMFEIEQINALHTRLAKASTLLAYIKALSDLGIERYDSYLADGHSEYYGKNGQVVSSPPVHGELHISEKSDQAAFLYHLKIHEQGESTYFELSEGLAESGVNKWTVDTTRASMTYYDKFGNEMLTEEIK, from the coding sequence ATGACCAATTCTATGTTTGAGATCGAGCAGATCAACGCTCTCCATACTCGTCTTGCTAAGGCTTCCACACTGCTCGCTTATATCAAAGCGCTCAGCGACCTTGGCATAGAAAGATATGATTCCTATCTGGCAGATGGGCATTCGGAATACTACGGGAAGAACGGTCAAGTAGTTAGTTCCCCGCCTGTACATGGCGAGCTGCACATCTCTGAAAAAAGCGACCAAGCTGCTTTCCTTTATCATCTGAAAATTCACGAACAGGGTGAATCAACATATTTCGAACTGTCTGAAGGTTTGGCTGAAAGTGGAGTCAATAAATGGACAGTGGACACGACCAGGGCATCAATGACCTACTATGACAAGTTCGGGAACGAAATGCTGACAGAAGAAATCAAATAG
- the treY gene encoding malto-oligosyltrehalose synthase — translation MTAPDAALSPHIPAVRVPRATYRLQLHRGFPFARAQAVLDYLVRLGISDAYLSPIWQATPGSTHGYDVTDHTRVNAELGGLAGLTRFSDALRERQMGLLLDFVPNHMGVGSGKNVYWEDVLEHGQASRYAHFFDIDWEPLKRSLAGKVLLPVLGDLYGRVLERGELKVERLQSESGEPTGRFGLCYFGRVFPLSPRTLATLLRRAAELCRLSDESDLRAELNSVALQMDSLPSSNTSPGQEQREDRARETTIIARRLRELGQTSPSVARALDAAVKELNADPEALDRLIREQNYRLSYWRAASEQINYRRFFDINDLAALRMEDPRVFDWAHSLLLDLVREGRVTGIRLDHTDGLYDPAGYFQQLQNGAAAALGMTEQIGQPALYVVAEKILEPGEKLPGGWPIHGTTGYDFLAQLGGAFVDAGSQEELTAMYRRWTGDRQSFGETLHDTKELILRTSLSSELYGLAERLERLAERDLRWRDFTLSTLRAALREVIASFPVYRTYLREDGQREPGDDTKIGHAIRDARLLNRELDESVFDFLHEVLTLTTDAPLTRQAYAEFALRFQQLTGPVTAKGAEDTAFYRYVRLLSLNEVGGDPALYGTPPATFHAQTKARGLAWPHAMLSTSTHDTKRGEDTRARIAVLSEVPQTWAAYLSEWSRLTRPFERYVSPGPEQSARSTLRMPSAADTYALFQTVLGVWPLDGNFDGLEDRLVEYALKSAREAKTHTTWGTPDTEYEELLENLVRGLMDSAAYRRSVEELHARLSPYGAQNSLSGTLIRLTAPGVPDTYQGSEIWNQSLVDPDNRRPVNYTDLSRRLTAIEERFAAEPLALTQEVLERYQDGDVKLLVTWAALQARQRYTDLFMHGDYAPIEAGKFLLAYSRTHGEQTAVIAAPRLSLTLTRERQPWPLGETWGKRELTLPSAGTWRNVLTGEVFRVRGKKLALAQLFEHFPLALLIRE, via the coding sequence ATGACCGCCCCCGACGCGGCCCTTTCGCCCCATATCCCTGCTGTCCGGGTGCCGAGGGCGACCTACCGGCTACAGCTGCACCGAGGCTTTCCGTTCGCCCGCGCTCAGGCGGTGCTCGATTATCTGGTTCGCCTGGGCATCTCGGACGCCTACCTGTCGCCCATCTGGCAGGCCACCCCCGGCAGCACCCACGGTTACGACGTGACCGATCATACCCGCGTGAATGCCGAGCTGGGCGGTCTGGCGGGCCTGACGCGGTTCTCAGACGCGCTGCGCGAACGGCAGATGGGCCTGCTGCTCGATTTCGTGCCGAACCACATGGGCGTGGGCAGCGGCAAAAACGTGTACTGGGAAGACGTGCTGGAACACGGGCAGGCGTCGCGCTACGCCCATTTCTTCGATATCGACTGGGAACCGCTGAAGCGCTCGCTGGCAGGCAAGGTCCTGCTGCCGGTGCTGGGCGACCTGTACGGGCGCGTGCTGGAACGCGGAGAACTGAAGGTCGAGCGCCTGCAAAGCGAGAGCGGTGAACCCACCGGACGCTTCGGCCTGTGCTATTTCGGACGGGTCTTTCCGCTCTCGCCGCGCACACTGGCCACGCTGCTGCGCCGGGCCGCCGAACTGTGCAGGCTCAGCGACGAAAGCGATCTGCGGGCCGAACTGAATTCGGTGGCACTTCAGATGGACAGCCTGCCCAGCAGCAATACCAGCCCCGGTCAGGAGCAGCGCGAGGACCGCGCCCGCGAAACCACCATCATTGCGCGGAGACTGCGCGAACTGGGCCAGACGAGCCCTTCGGTGGCCCGCGCTCTGGACGCCGCCGTCAAAGAGCTGAACGCCGACCCCGAAGCGCTCGACCGACTGATCCGGGAGCAGAACTACCGCCTGAGCTACTGGCGGGCCGCCTCCGAGCAGATCAATTACCGCCGCTTCTTCGACATCAACGATCTGGCAGCCCTGAGGATGGAAGATCCGCGAGTCTTCGACTGGGCACACAGCCTGCTGCTCGATCTGGTCAGGGAAGGCCGCGTCACGGGAATCCGGCTCGACCATACCGACGGACTGTATGACCCGGCTGGCTACTTCCAGCAGCTTCAGAACGGCGCGGCGGCGGCGCTGGGGATGACAGAGCAGATCGGTCAACCCGCGCTGTACGTGGTGGCCGAGAAGATTCTGGAACCCGGTGAGAAACTGCCGGGCGGCTGGCCGATTCACGGCACCACCGGCTACGATTTTCTGGCGCAGCTCGGCGGCGCGTTCGTGGACGCGGGCAGTCAGGAAGAGCTGACCGCCATGTATCGCCGCTGGACCGGCGACCGCCAGAGCTTCGGTGAAACGCTGCACGACACCAAAGAACTGATTCTGCGAACCAGCCTGTCTTCCGAGCTGTACGGGCTGGCCGAGCGGCTGGAACGGCTGGCCGAGCGCGACCTGCGCTGGCGCGATTTCACGCTCAGCACGCTGCGGGCCGCCCTGCGCGAGGTTATCGCCAGCTTTCCGGTGTACCGCACCTATCTGCGCGAAGACGGACAGCGCGAACCCGGCGACGACACCAAGATCGGGCATGCCATCCGTGACGCACGACTGCTGAACCGCGAACTCGACGAGAGCGTGTTCGATTTCCTGCATGAAGTGCTGACGCTGACCACAGACGCGCCGCTGACCCGGCAGGCCTACGCGGAGTTTGCCCTGCGGTTTCAGCAGCTGACCGGCCCCGTCACGGCGAAGGGCGCGGAGGATACCGCGTTTTACCGTTACGTGCGCCTGCTGTCGCTGAACGAGGTCGGCGGTGATCCGGCCCTGTACGGCACGCCGCCCGCCACCTTCCACGCCCAGACGAAGGCCAGAGGGCTGGCATGGCCGCACGCCATGCTCAGCACCAGCACCCACGACACCAAGCGCGGCGAGGATACCCGCGCCCGCATCGCGGTGCTGTCGGAGGTGCCGCAGACCTGGGCCGCCTACCTCAGCGAGTGGTCCCGCCTTACCCGCCCCTTCGAGCGCTACGTGTCTCCGGGGCCAGAGCAGTCGGCCCGCAGCACGCTGCGTATGCCCAGCGCTGCCGACACTTACGCGCTGTTTCAGACGGTGCTGGGCGTCTGGCCGCTCGACGGCAACTTCGATGGCCTGGAAGACCGGCTGGTCGAATACGCCCTCAAATCGGCGCGAGAGGCCAAAACCCATACCACCTGGGGCACGCCCGACACCGAATACGAGGAACTGCTGGAAAATCTGGTACGCGGATTGATGGACAGCGCGGCTTACCGGCGGAGCGTCGAGGAACTGCACGCCCGCCTGTCGCCCTACGGCGCACAGAACAGCCTGTCGGGAACGCTGATCCGTCTGACGGCGCCCGGCGTGCCCGACACGTACCAGGGGTCGGAGATCTGGAATCAGTCGCTGGTCGATCCCGACAACCGCCGCCCGGTCAATTACACCGATCTGAGCAGACGGCTGACGGCCATCGAGGAGCGCTTCGCCGCCGAGCCACTGGCACTGACTCAGGAGGTGCTGGAACGCTATCAGGACGGTGACGTCAAACTGCTCGTCACCTGGGCCGCGCTTCAGGCCCGGCAGAGGTATACAGACCTGTTCATGCACGGCGACTATGCACCCATCGAGGCCGGGAAATTCCTGCTCGCCTACAGCCGCACACACGGCGAGCAGACGGCTGTCATCGCTGCGCCTCGCCTCAGCCTGACCCTGACCCGCGAGCGTCAGCCCTGGCCGCTGGGCGAGACCTGGGGCAAACGCGAACTGACGCTGCCCAGTGCAGGAACGTGGCGCAACGTCCTGACCGGCGAAGTCTTCCGGGTGCGTGGGAAGAAACTGGCGCTGGCTCAGCTGTTCGAGCACTTCCCGCTGGCTCTGCTGATCCGGGAATAA
- the treZ gene encoding malto-oligosyltrehalose trehalohydrolase, producing MPVQNGTLFRAWSTVARRIEVCVNGQLTPMQALENGIFEVTLPVQAGTRYHFVLDGQDTPDPYARFLPDGLHGEAEIIDTRQFQWQHAGWHGISLHECVFYELHIGTFTPEGTYASAAQKLPYLKELGITAVELMPLAAFPGERGWGYDGAAMFAPQASYGRPEDLQAFVDAAHALGLAVFLDVVYNHFGPDGNFLSAFSPSYFTDRFQSPWGDGLDYHEPHMRRYITDNALMWLTEYRIDGLRLDATQAMQDDSDKHILQELAEEVHSLGGHHLMLAEDYRNLPELVTDFHLDGIWVDDFHHEVRVTLTAEQDGYYGPFEGGAAALAHVLQRGWVYEGQVWPLEERPRGRPADRLDAPNFVYFIQNHDQIGNRASGDRLNHHPAVSPRAFRAASTLLLTLPMTPLLFQGQEWAASTPFLFFTDHHGEMGKLVSEGRKQEFGHFEGFSGDVPDPQDLATFEASRLNWDEQGSGEHAQTLALYRDLLALRRSDAVLKDSRRDTLEAGHRGDLLWVRRSDKHGVRLLLWNLGATIHMEEVELPHPLPPRLLIHSEGHYRDEAFGHGVLGQHEAVLLAGP from the coding sequence TTGCCCGTTCAGAACGGCACCCTGTTCCGGGCCTGGAGCACTGTTGCCCGCCGCATCGAGGTCTGTGTGAACGGTCAGCTGACACCGATGCAGGCGCTGGAAAACGGCATCTTCGAAGTGACGCTGCCGGTACAGGCCGGAACCCGGTATCACTTCGTGCTGGACGGTCAGGACACGCCCGACCCCTACGCCCGCTTTCTGCCGGACGGTCTGCACGGCGAGGCAGAAATCATCGATACCCGGCAGTTTCAGTGGCAGCATGCTGGCTGGCACGGCATCTCGCTGCACGAATGCGTGTTCTACGAACTGCACATCGGCACCTTTACTCCGGAGGGCACCTACGCCAGCGCTGCCCAGAAGTTGCCGTACCTGAAGGAACTGGGCATCACCGCCGTCGAACTGATGCCGCTGGCAGCCTTCCCCGGCGAACGCGGCTGGGGCTACGACGGCGCGGCGATGTTTGCTCCGCAGGCCAGCTATGGGCGGCCAGAAGACCTGCAGGCCTTCGTGGACGCGGCACACGCCCTGGGCCTCGCGGTCTTTCTGGACGTGGTCTACAACCATTTCGGACCGGATGGCAATTTTCTGTCGGCCTTCAGTCCGTCGTATTTCACCGACCGTTTTCAGAGTCCCTGGGGCGACGGGCTGGATTACCACGAACCCCACATGCGCCGCTATATCACCGACAACGCCCTGATGTGGCTGACCGAATACCGCATCGACGGCCTGCGTCTGGACGCCACCCAGGCGATGCAGGACGACAGCGACAAACACATCCTTCAGGAACTGGCCGAGGAGGTGCACAGTCTGGGCGGGCACCATCTGATGCTGGCCGAGGATTACCGCAATCTGCCGGAACTCGTCACCGATTTTCATCTGGACGGCATCTGGGTGGACGATTTTCACCATGAGGTGCGCGTGACCCTGACCGCCGAGCAGGATGGCTACTACGGCCCCTTCGAGGGCGGCGCGGCGGCACTGGCACACGTGCTGCAGCGCGGCTGGGTGTACGAGGGTCAGGTGTGGCCGCTGGAAGAGCGTCCGCGTGGCAGGCCCGCCGACCGACTGGACGCCCCCAATTTCGTGTACTTCATCCAGAACCACGACCAGATCGGCAACCGCGCTTCGGGCGACCGCCTCAATCACCATCCGGCGGTGTCGCCCCGCGCCTTCCGCGCTGCCAGTACGCTGCTGCTGACGCTGCCGATGACGCCGCTGCTGTTCCAGGGTCAGGAATGGGCGGCCAGCACCCCGTTTCTGTTCTTTACCGATCATCACGGCGAGATGGGCAAGCTGGTCTCGGAGGGGCGCAAACAGGAGTTCGGGCATTTCGAGGGCTTCTCGGGCGACGTACCCGACCCGCAGGACCTGGCGACCTTCGAGGCCAGCCGCCTGAACTGGGACGAGCAGGGCAGCGGCGAACACGCGCAGACACTCGCGCTCTACCGCGACCTGCTGGCGCTGCGCCGCTCGGACGCGGTGCTGAAGGACAGCCGCCGCGACACGCTGGAGGCCGGACACAGGGGCGATCTGCTGTGGGTGCGCCGCAGCGACAAACACGGCGTGCGGCTGCTGCTGTGGAACCTGGGCGCCACCATCCATATGGAGGAAGTCGAACTTCCACACCCGCTGCCTCCCCGTCTGCTGATTCACAGCGAGGGCCATTACCGCGACGAGGCCTTTGGACACGGCGTCCTGGGACAGCATGAAGCGGTGCTGCTGGCGGGACCATGA
- the glgX gene encoding glycogen debranching protein GlgX — protein sequence MSTPKQMVRPGKSSPLGSSWDGHGTNFALYSENASSVTLCLFDDQGNETQYPLTERTAFVWHGCLPGVGPGQRYGYRVDGEYNPDAGLRFNKNVVLTDPYAHALAGTEEFDRGVFAYDFDGEEDGTPIDSDQQGAPKAVVVDHSFDWQNDVMPDIPLHQSVIYEAHAKGLSMLHPDVPEELRGTYAGIATEPILNYLKELGITAIELMPVHQHVDDPFLLDKGLTNYWGYSSLAFFAPDVRYSAYANRGQGGGELGGEVREFKEMVRALHAAGIEVILDVVYNHTAEGNHMGPTLSFKGIDNPTYYRLVGDNARFYYDTTGTGNSLNVRHPQTLQLIMDSLRYWIQEMHVDGFRFDLASTLARGLHEVDQLSSFFTIIHQDPIISGVKLIAEPWDVGEGGYQVGNFPVQWAEWNGIYRDDMRAFWKGEGGLASEIGYRLTGSSDLYKNDGRAPYASINFITAHDGFTLHDTVTYNDKHNDANGENNQDGHNDNRSWNCGVEGETDDAEINALRNRQKRNFLATLMLSQGTPMLLGGDEFGRTQGGNNNAYCQDNEISWFDWANQDTALLDFTRRLIRLRREHPVLHRRKFFSGRPIRGDVQDIIWLRHDGQVMEDADWDNPQTQSLAMFLDGNGLNDLNAEGEPLRDDHVLILFSGSHIDLPFTLPPLGGCENWELLLNTADDEAVQSTVEAGGETTLIARSVQVYRCAQTKN from the coding sequence ATGTCTACACCTAAACAAATGGTTCGTCCCGGCAAATCCTCTCCCCTGGGCTCTTCCTGGGACGGGCACGGCACCAATTTCGCGCTGTACAGCGAGAACGCGTCTTCTGTCACGCTCTGCCTTTTCGACGACCAGGGCAACGAAACCCAGTACCCACTGACCGAGCGCACCGCCTTTGTCTGGCACGGCTGCCTGCCGGGCGTCGGACCGGGCCAGCGCTACGGCTACCGCGTAGACGGCGAATACAACCCCGACGCGGGCCTGAGATTCAATAAAAATGTGGTGCTGACCGACCCCTATGCCCACGCTCTGGCGGGTACCGAAGAATTTGACCGGGGCGTGTTCGCCTACGATTTCGACGGCGAGGAGGACGGCACTCCCATCGACAGCGACCAGCAGGGCGCTCCGAAAGCGGTCGTGGTCGATCATTCGTTCGACTGGCAGAACGATGTCATGCCCGATATTCCGCTGCACCAGTCGGTCATCTACGAGGCGCACGCCAAGGGTCTGAGCATGCTGCACCCCGACGTGCCCGAGGAACTGCGCGGCACCTACGCGGGCATCGCCACCGAGCCGATCCTGAACTATCTGAAGGAATTGGGGATCACGGCCATCGAACTGATGCCCGTTCACCAGCACGTCGATGACCCCTTTCTGCTCGACAAGGGCCTGACGAACTACTGGGGCTATTCCAGCCTGGCCTTCTTCGCTCCCGACGTGCGCTACAGCGCGTATGCCAACCGGGGTCAGGGCGGCGGCGAACTGGGCGGCGAGGTGCGCGAGTTCAAGGAGATGGTGCGGGCACTGCACGCGGCGGGCATCGAGGTCATTCTGGACGTGGTGTACAACCACACCGCCGAGGGCAACCACATGGGGCCGACGCTCAGCTTCAAGGGCATCGACAACCCGACGTATTACCGACTGGTCGGTGACAATGCCCGTTTCTATTACGACACCACCGGCACCGGCAACAGCCTGAACGTGCGCCACCCGCAGACGCTGCAGCTCATCATGGATTCGCTGCGCTACTGGATTCAGGAAATGCACGTGGACGGCTTCCGCTTCGATCTGGCGAGCACGCTGGCACGCGGGCTGCACGAAGTCGATCAGCTCTCCAGCTTCTTCACCATCATCCACCAGGACCCGATCATCAGCGGCGTGAAGCTGATCGCGGAACCCTGGGACGTGGGTGAGGGCGGCTATCAGGTGGGGAACTTTCCGGTGCAGTGGGCCGAGTGGAACGGCATCTACCGCGACGACATGCGTGCCTTCTGGAAGGGCGAGGGCGGACTGGCTTCCGAGATCGGGTACCGGCTGACCGGCAGCAGCGACCTGTACAAAAACGACGGGCGTGCGCCGTATGCCAGCATCAACTTCATCACGGCCCACGACGGCTTCACGCTGCACGACACCGTGACCTACAACGACAAGCACAACGACGCCAACGGCGAAAACAACCAGGACGGCCACAACGACAACCGTTCGTGGAACTGCGGTGTCGAGGGCGAAACCGACGACGCCGAGATCAATGCACTGAGAAACCGGCAGAAGCGCAACTTCCTGGCGACCCTGATGCTGTCGCAGGGCACCCCGATGCTGCTGGGCGGCGACGAGTTCGGGCGCACCCAGGGCGGCAACAACAATGCCTACTGTCAGGACAACGAGATTTCGTGGTTCGACTGGGCCAACCAGGATACGGCCCTGCTCGACTTCACCCGCCGCCTGATTCGTCTGCGCCGCGAGCATCCGGTGCTGCACCGGCGCAAGTTCTTCTCCGGGCGACCCATTCGCGGCGACGTGCAGGACATCATCTGGCTGCGCCACGACGGACAGGTGATGGAAGACGCCGACTGGGACAACCCCCAGACCCAGAGCCTCGCCATGTTCCTCGACGGCAACGGCCTGAATGACCTGAACGCCGAGGGCGAACCGCTGCGCGACGACCACGTGCTGATCCTGTTTTCCGGCAGCCACATCGACCTGCCGTTCACGCTGCCTCCGCTGGGCGGCTGCGAGAACTGGGAACTGCTGCTGAACACCGCCGACGATGAGGCCGTGCAGTCCACCGTCGAGGCTGGCGGAGAGACCACCCTGATCGCCCGCAGCGTGCAGGTCTACCGCTGCGCCCAGACCAAGAACTGA
- a CDS encoding ABC transporter substrate-binding protein: MRYPPPVKTFLLPVLLPALLLSASAAAQDGSTLRLAVFPNVTHAAGLVGIQRGLFQNELGKTKLVVRPLANGSQVNEAFAAGAIDAAYVGPGPAINAFLRGLPIQVYAGAANAGAVLVTRGDVKLSSVKGLSGKSVAVPTRGSTQDISLRHLLHENGLKATDEGGTVTVVPIDPANVPAAFASKQVDAAIVQEPWGAVVQAQGARLLVNEKGIWNGGDYTTTVLVVNTDYARKNPDAVKALLRGHVAAINYINTNNAGAQLAVGRQIAAFTGTKTDTAVLFRALARTRVTWNINLKTLADYAQLNKEAGFARDVPDLNKFVDLSLLNTLTK; encoded by the coding sequence ATGCGCTATCCTCCCCCGGTGAAGACGTTCCTCCTGCCCGTGTTGCTGCCTGCCCTGCTGCTCTCTGCTTCTGCCGCTGCTCAGGACGGCAGCACACTGCGGCTGGCGGTCTTTCCTAACGTGACGCACGCTGCCGGACTGGTGGGCATTCAGCGCGGCCTCTTTCAGAATGAACTCGGCAAGACCAAGCTGGTGGTGCGCCCCCTTGCCAACGGTTCGCAGGTGAACGAGGCCTTTGCAGCCGGGGCCATCGACGCGGCCTACGTGGGGCCGGGGCCCGCCATCAACGCCTTCCTGCGCGGCCTGCCGATTCAGGTGTATGCGGGCGCTGCCAACGCGGGCGCGGTGCTGGTCACTCGCGGCGACGTGAAGCTGAGCAGCGTGAAGGGCCTGAGCGGCAAGTCGGTGGCAGTGCCCACGCGGGGCAGCACCCAGGACATCAGCCTGCGCCATCTGCTGCACGAAAACGGCCTGAAGGCTACCGACGAGGGCGGCACCGTGACCGTGGTGCCCATCGACCCGGCCAACGTGCCTGCCGCCTTCGCCTCCAAGCAGGTCGATGCCGCCATCGTGCAGGAGCCCTGGGGAGCCGTCGTGCAGGCACAGGGCGCCCGCCTGCTGGTGAACGAGAAGGGCATCTGGAACGGCGGCGACTACACCACCACCGTGCTCGTCGTGAACACCGACTACGCCCGGAAGAATCCCGACGCGGTGAAGGCGCTGCTGCGCGGCCACGTCGCCGCCATCAACTACATCAACACCAACAATGCCGGAGCGCAGCTCGCCGTCGGGCGGCAGATCGCGGCGTTCACCGGCACCAAGACCGATACGGCGGTGCTGTTCAGAGCGCTGGCCCGCACCCGCGTCACCTGGAACATCAACCTGAAGACGCTCGCCGACTACGCTCAGCTCAACAAAGAGGCCGGATTCGCCCGCGACGTGCCCGACCTGAACAAGTTCGTCGATCTGAGCCTGCTGAACACCCTGACGAAGTAA
- a CDS encoding dipeptide epimerase: protein MSVTSRTLELHTRQPFGIARWTHSAYPRTFVKFEQDGLTGRGEAAPNAFYGETRATVEAVLPSLQGSLQDPWDWEGLHARLSAVFPHHHPSVKCALEMAALEWCALSAGVPVWKLLGLSPSPIPESSYTVSIAELPDMRRQAREAVQQGYGVLKVKLGTARDVQIVEQLREEAPDVRLRIDANAAWSRPQARRMLDVLDAAQVELVEQPLAAHDLEGHADLRRLSKVLIMADESLHHVSDVPALSRSFDAVNLKLAKLGGPLQTLAALRTARALGMSVMMGCMIESSLGIAAAAALAGLCDWADLDGALLLADDPYSGLEWNAGMLHRPVSAGWGVAEVAGHEG from the coding sequence GTGAGCGTCACTTCCCGCACCCTGGAACTGCATACCCGCCAGCCGTTCGGCATCGCCCGCTGGACGCATTCGGCGTACCCGCGCACCTTCGTGAAGTTCGAGCAGGACGGCCTGACCGGGCGAGGCGAGGCCGCTCCCAACGCCTTTTACGGCGAAACCCGCGCCACCGTCGAGGCAGTGCTGCCCTCGCTGCAGGGCTCGCTTCAGGACCCCTGGGACTGGGAAGGGCTGCATGCCCGCCTGAGCGCCGTCTTTCCGCACCACCACCCCAGCGTCAAATGTGCGCTGGAGATGGCGGCGCTGGAATGGTGTGCGCTGTCGGCGGGCGTGCCGGTCTGGAAGCTGCTGGGGCTGTCGCCCTCCCCCATCCCCGAATCGAGCTACACCGTGTCGATTGCCGAGCTGCCCGACATGCGGCGGCAGGCGCGGGAAGCCGTGCAGCAGGGCTACGGGGTGCTGAAAGTCAAACTGGGCACCGCCCGAGACGTGCAGATCGTCGAGCAACTGCGCGAGGAAGCGCCCGACGTGCGGCTGAGAATCGACGCCAACGCCGCCTGGAGTCGCCCTCAGGCTAGACGCATGCTCGACGTGTTGGACGCCGCGCAGGTCGAACTGGTCGAGCAGCCGCTGGCCGCACACGACCTCGAAGGCCACGCCGATCTCAGACGGCTGTCCAAAGTGCTGATCATGGCCGACGAGAGCCTGCACCACGTCTCGGACGTGCCCGCGCTCAGCCGCAGTTTCGACGCCGTGAACCTGAAGCTCGCCAAACTGGGCGGGCCGCTCCAGACTCTCGCGGCGCTGCGAACCGCCCGCGCCCTGGGCATGAGCGTCATGATGGGCTGCATGATCGAGAGCAGTCTGGGCATCGCGGCTGCCGCTGCGCTGGCGGGCCTGTGCGACTGGGCCGATCTGGACGGAGCGCTGCTGCTGGCCGACGATCCCTACAGCGGGCTGGAGTGGAACGCCGGCATGCTGCACAGGCCCGTATCTGCGGGCTGGGGCGTCGCGGAAGTGGCCGGGCACGAAGGGTAA
- a CDS encoding SH3 domain-containing protein encodes MTPTLEQTLDQRIHAVNSERGVVEAALAQQFPAFTPLTPRPASAAGHLGLHARPDAQAAQVTEALYGEALEVLEELEGGWAWVRTVHDGYLGYTRSEGLGEARPAPLKITALRAHLYAAPSIKAPLLSRLSSGAGLQVLGDQEQHGEYGWWRVAYRDREGFVRTSATDPQEPRSGEDFLRQYLGVPYVWGGRSAWGIDCSGLAQLMTRLPLPRDADQQRDFLPTTQTPRLGDLAFFPGHVGIMLDERRMIHANATHMAVSIETLGEGSYGRKLAQTLTGFGRVPDDLGATSTTQDAAE; translated from the coding sequence ATGACCCCTACTCTGGAACAGACACTCGATCAACGAATTCATGCGGTCAATAGCGAACGAGGCGTGGTAGAAGCGGCGCTGGCACAGCAGTTTCCGGCCTTCACACCCCTGACGCCCCGCCCCGCGTCTGCGGCCGGGCACCTCGGTCTGCACGCCCGCCCCGACGCACAGGCCGCGCAGGTGACAGAGGCGCTGTACGGCGAGGCGCTGGAAGTTCTGGAAGAACTGGAGGGCGGCTGGGCCTGGGTTCGCACGGTTCACGACGGCTATCTGGGCTATACCCGCAGCGAGGGCCTCGGTGAAGCTCGCCCGGCTCCCCTGAAAATCACTGCCCTCAGAGCGCATCTGTACGCTGCGCCGAGCATCAAAGCGCCGCTGCTGAGTCGGCTGAGCAGCGGGGCGGGGCTCCAGGTGCTGGGCGATCAGGAGCAGCACGGAGAATATGGCTGGTGGCGGGTGGCCTACAGAGACCGGGAAGGCTTCGTCAGAACCTCTGCCACAGACCCGCAGGAGCCGAGGAGCGGCGAAGATTTCCTGCGTCAGTATCTGGGCGTACCCTACGTGTGGGGCGGGCGCAGCGCCTGGGGCATCGACTGTTCGGGACTGGCGCAGCTCATGACGCGCCTCCCCCTGCCCCGCGACGCCGACCAGCAGCGAGATTTCCTGCCGACCACCCAGACCCCTCGCCTGGGCGATCTGGCCTTCTTCCCTGGTCATGTGGGCATCATGCTCGACGAGCGCCGCATGATCCACGCCAACGCCACGCACATGGCCGTGAGTATCGAGACGCTGGGCGAGGGCAGCTATGGCCGGAAACTCGCCCAGACCCTGACCGGCTTCGGGCGCGTGCCGGACGACCTCGGGGCCACCAGTACAACACAGGACGCAGCCGAGTGA